One Armatimonadia bacterium DNA segment encodes these proteins:
- a CDS encoding ubiquinone/menaquinone biosynthesis methyltransferase: MSRFLHQTFDEIAPGYERMNHAMTLGLDILWRRATARIAASIPSSRRLDVCTGTAETAVLLKGIAPEPELVVGADFSAQMMAVAKQKPETTGISFVGAEAGNLPFADGRFDLVTVTLATRNLASSAEGLQGCFAEFHRVLKPGGRFINLETSQPPNRLVWWGFRLYVAAVVPLMAWLLSGFRPGYAYLARSIPRFHDADGLAQVLRESGFAEVSYRRLFLGAAAIHVATKAGS; this comes from the coding sequence ATGAGCCGATTTCTCCACCAGACCTTTGACGAGATTGCGCCAGGCTATGAGCGCATGAACCATGCCATGACCCTTGGGCTGGACATCCTCTGGCGCAGGGCTACGGCCAGGATAGCTGCCTCCATACCGAGCAGCCGACGGCTGGATGTCTGCACCGGCACCGCAGAGACGGCCGTGCTGCTGAAGGGGATAGCCCCGGAGCCGGAGTTGGTCGTCGGAGCCGATTTCTCGGCGCAGATGATGGCGGTGGCGAAACAGAAGCCGGAAACGACGGGGATCAGCTTCGTCGGTGCGGAAGCCGGGAACCTGCCCTTTGCCGACGGGAGGTTCGACCTGGTGACGGTGACCCTTGCGACGCGGAATCTGGCCTCCAGCGCCGAGGGGCTGCAGGGGTGCTTCGCGGAGTTCCACCGGGTACTCAAGCCCGGCGGGCGGTTCATCAACCTCGAGACCAGCCAGCCGCCCAACCGGCTGGTTTGGTGGGGTTTTCGGCTGTACGTGGCGGCCGTCGTGCCGCTGATGGCGTGGCTGCTGTCGGGGTTCCGGCCGGGGTACGCCTACCTGGCCCGGAGCATCCCGCGGTTTCATGACGCGGACGGGCTGGCGCAGGTGCTGCGTGAGTCGGGCTTTGCCGAGGTGTCATATCGTCGGCTGTTTCTCGGTGCGGCGGCAATCCACGTAGCGACCAAGGCGGGAAGCTGA
- a CDS encoding dihydroneopterin aldolase, translated as MDALLIEGLLVRCVLGISAEERREKQDVLVSITLYTDTRKAGQSDRFEDAVDYRAIKKAVYALAEASGFQLVEALAEAIAGLCLQHPDVNSVEVTVMKPSALRFARNVGVRILRGRD; from the coding sequence ATGGATGCCCTGCTGATCGAAGGCTTGCTCGTTCGCTGCGTCCTTGGCATCAGCGCTGAGGAGCGCCGCGAGAAGCAGGACGTGCTCGTCAGCATCACCCTCTACACCGACACGCGCAAGGCCGGGCAGAGCGACCGCTTTGAGGATGCCGTCGACTACCGCGCGATCAAGAAGGCCGTCTACGCCCTGGCCGAGGCTTCCGGCTTCCAGCTCGTAGAGGCCCTGGCAGAGGCCATCGCGGGGCTCTGCCTGCAGCACCCGGACGTGAACTCGGTCGAGGTCACCGTCATGAAGCCTTCTGCATTGCGCTTTGCTCGGAATGTAGGGGTGCGCATCCTGCGGGGGCGAGACTAG
- the folK gene encoding 2-amino-4-hydroxy-6-hydroxymethyldihydropteridine diphosphokinase, protein MGSNLDPACKVGAALRLLSEQVRLVAVSTFCQTAALGRPEQPDFYNGVVEIDTPLSPDQLKTQVLRPIEHALGRRRTTDRYAARTIDLDVVVYVETLGEEARVQVLDPDLRSRPFLAVPLHELAPDLVLPPDEQPLAWIAASFTHQGMTPLTDFTQELRRRLLPCCDEHKQTFGRVQDGPCESGTTSP, encoded by the coding sequence GTGGGGTCGAATCTCGACCCGGCGTGCAAGGTCGGTGCGGCGCTCCGGCTACTGAGCGAGCAGGTGCGTCTGGTCGCTGTCTCCACCTTCTGCCAGACCGCAGCGCTGGGCCGACCCGAGCAACCCGACTTCTACAACGGGGTGGTCGAGATAGACACGCCTCTCTCCCCGGACCAGCTCAAGACGCAAGTCCTGCGCCCGATTGAGCATGCCCTGGGCAGACGCCGCACAACCGACCGCTATGCTGCGCGAACCATCGATCTGGACGTGGTGGTCTACGTGGAGACCCTCGGTGAGGAGGCCCGGGTGCAGGTCCTCGACCCCGACCTGCGCAGCCGCCCCTTCCTCGCCGTGCCACTTCACGAACTCGCTCCAGACCTCGTGCTGCCACCCGATGAGCAGCCCCTGGCCTGGATCGCCGCGAGCTTCACGCACCAGGGCATGACACCGCTGACGGACTTCACGCAGGAGCTGCGCAGGAGACTGTTGCCCTGCTGCGACGAACACAAGCAGACCTTTGGGAGGGTCCAGGATGGACCATGCGAAAGTGGAACGACTAGTCCGTGA
- a CDS encoding zinc-binding dehydrogenase produces the protein MSVKAAVIVAPNQPVQVQEFPEPILEPGGAVLRTLYSEVCGTDVHLLHGQLPGTPYPLVPGHINVGTIEQTNGTVTDAFGSPLALGDLVTFLDVHETCNNCWFCLVAKATTRCPHRKVYGITYGAQEGLLGGWSELICLKPGVKILKVPEALPPELVIAGGCALPTAFHAVERGQIGLGDHIVIQGSGPVGLMACALARLSGAQQVIVIGAPSLRLEVARKLGADVVLDLDQTTPQERLARIHDLTDGRGADVTLEATGNPQAIPEGMRLTRDAGRYVVAGQYTDAGDVSFNPHHDLNRKHLDVRSTWGIDFSHMYKALHALARFRSVFPWASVISRYYELNQANEALADVAAGRVVKAVLCPNGRP, from the coding sequence GTGAGTGTCAAAGCCGCTGTGATCGTCGCGCCCAACCAGCCCGTGCAGGTGCAGGAGTTCCCGGAGCCCATCCTGGAGCCCGGTGGAGCCGTCCTGCGCACCCTCTACTCGGAGGTCTGCGGCACCGACGTCCACTTGCTCCACGGCCAACTGCCCGGCACGCCCTACCCGCTGGTCCCCGGCCACATCAACGTCGGCACGATCGAGCAGACCAACGGGACCGTAACCGACGCCTTCGGTAGCCCGCTTGCCCTGGGCGATCTGGTTACCTTCCTCGACGTCCACGAGACCTGCAACAACTGCTGGTTCTGTCTCGTAGCGAAGGCAACCACCCGCTGCCCCCATCGCAAGGTCTACGGGATCACCTACGGCGCGCAGGAGGGACTCCTCGGCGGCTGGAGCGAGCTCATATGCCTCAAGCCCGGCGTCAAGATCCTCAAGGTGCCCGAGGCGCTGCCTCCAGAGCTGGTGATCGCCGGTGGCTGTGCTCTCCCGACTGCCTTCCATGCCGTCGAGCGCGGTCAGATCGGCCTCGGCGACCACATCGTCATCCAGGGCTCCGGTCCGGTCGGGCTCATGGCCTGCGCTCTGGCACGCCTCTCAGGAGCCCAGCAGGTGATCGTGATCGGGGCTCCCTCCTTGCGACTGGAGGTCGCCCGCAAGCTCGGTGCCGATGTGGTCCTCGACCTCGACCAGACCACGCCGCAGGAGCGGCTTGCCCGCATCCACGACCTCACCGACGGCCGCGGAGCCGACGTCACCCTGGAGGCCACCGGCAATCCGCAGGCGATCCCCGAGGGTATGCGACTCACTCGCGATGCAGGCCGCTACGTGGTCGCCGGCCAGTACACCGATGCCGGCGACGTGTCCTTCAATCCGCACCATGACCTGAACCGCAAGCACCTCGATGTCCGCTCCACCTGGGGGATCGACTTCTCCCACATGTACAAGGCCCTTCATGCTCTCGCGAGATTCCGCAGCGTCTTTCCCTGGGCCTCGGTCATCAGCCGCTACTACGAGCTCAACCAGGCCAACGAAGCCCTGGCCGACGTCGCTGCGGGACGCGTAGTCAAAGCCGTCCTTTGCCCCAACGGTCGTCCTTAG
- a CDS encoding Gfo/Idh/MocA family oxidoreductase, translating into MSKFGIAVLGYAHGHVGSYSSGIKTFDDCELVACWDHSESRGTNRAANFGIDYSPIIEDVLGRDDVQLCIIGAETNRHAEVVEAAAAAGKDIILQKPMALSMADCDRIIEAVDRAGVWFSMAFQMRYDPVNVQMKKLVSEGAVGRVGIVRRRHCLSMLLNPDTFQGDTAWHIDPVQNLGMWMDDASHASDWLYWMLGSPVSVMAEIDNILTHRAADDSGEAIYRFANGEMGLLMNSSVILAAESTSEIYGDKGVILENYGDGPSTGTPPPPGATMLKMFQSEKRDQGWQILPAEIPASHGWRIANVTRNILDEYKAGKVQVSARDAKISTGMILGAYESARTGTRVSLPL; encoded by the coding sequence ATGTCCAAGTTCGGGATTGCCGTGCTGGGGTATGCCCACGGCCATGTAGGCTCATACTCAAGCGGCATCAAGACCTTTGACGACTGTGAACTCGTGGCCTGCTGGGACCACAGCGAGTCACGCGGCACCAACCGCGCCGCCAACTTCGGGATCGACTACTCGCCCATCATCGAAGACGTCCTTGGCCGCGACGATGTCCAGCTCTGCATCATCGGCGCCGAGACCAACCGTCACGCAGAGGTTGTCGAGGCAGCCGCTGCCGCCGGCAAGGACATCATCCTGCAAAAGCCCATGGCCCTCTCTATGGCCGACTGCGACCGCATCATCGAGGCCGTTGACCGCGCCGGCGTCTGGTTCTCCATGGCCTTCCAGATGCGCTACGATCCGGTCAATGTCCAGATGAAGAAGCTCGTGTCTGAGGGCGCCGTCGGCAGAGTCGGCATCGTCCGCCGTCGTCACTGCCTCAGCATGCTGCTGAACCCGGACACCTTCCAGGGCGATACCGCCTGGCACATCGACCCGGTGCAGAACCTGGGTATGTGGATGGACGACGCCAGCCACGCCTCCGACTGGCTCTACTGGATGTTGGGCTCTCCGGTGAGCGTCATGGCTGAGATCGACAACATCCTCACTCATCGCGCCGCCGATGACAGCGGTGAGGCCATCTACCGCTTCGCGAACGGCGAGATGGGCCTCCTCATGAACAGCTCCGTCATCCTGGCCGCCGAGAGCACCTCCGAGATCTACGGTGACAAGGGCGTCATCCTCGAGAACTACGGCGACGGACCCAGCACCGGGACCCCTCCACCTCCGGGCGCCACGATGCTCAAGATGTTCCAGTCCGAGAAGCGCGACCAGGGCTGGCAGATCCTTCCGGCCGAGATCCCCGCTTCTCACGGCTGGCGGATCGCCAATGTCACCCGCAATATCCTCGACGAGTACAAGGCCGGCAAGGTCCAGGTCAGCGCTCGCGACGCCAAGATCAGCACCGGGATGATCCTCGGCGCCTACGAGAGCGCCCGGACCGGAACGCGCGTAAGCCTGCCTCTCTAG
- a CDS encoding SDR family oxidoreductase, whose protein sequence is MPNSLANKTALVTGGAQRLGRSLCLALAAQGAGIVIHYNSSGNAAAELCEHLQGLGAKAWTVQADLSNPQEAEDLIVRALEAAGPLDLLLNNASIFDPSTLGDVTFDDVTANAAVNAWAPFVLSRHFAAQDREGAVVNLLDSRVHGYDWQHVAYILSKHLLHVLTRMTALEYAPKVRVNAVAPGLILPPPGQDASYLARLAPSLPLQRYGSAEDIADAALFLLRSPFITGQVLYVDGGRHLREQT, encoded by the coding sequence ATGCCGAACAGCCTGGCCAACAAGACCGCTCTCGTAACCGGAGGCGCACAGCGACTCGGGCGCTCCCTGTGCCTTGCCCTTGCAGCGCAGGGCGCCGGAATCGTGATCCACTACAACTCCTCCGGCAACGCCGCTGCCGAACTGTGTGAGCACCTGCAGGGCCTGGGAGCGAAGGCCTGGACCGTGCAGGCCGACCTCAGCAACCCGCAGGAAGCTGAGGACCTCATCGTCCGGGCGCTGGAGGCAGCCGGTCCCCTGGACCTGCTCCTCAACAACGCTTCGATCTTCGATCCCAGCACCCTGGGCGACGTCACCTTCGACGACGTCACCGCAAACGCCGCCGTCAACGCCTGGGCTCCCTTCGTCCTCAGTCGCCACTTCGCCGCCCAGGACCGCGAGGGCGCTGTCGTGAACCTGCTGGACAGCCGTGTACACGGGTACGACTGGCAGCATGTGGCCTACATCCTCAGCAAGCACCTGCTCCACGTGCTCACGCGAATGACGGCCCTGGAGTACGCGCCGAAGGTCCGGGTCAACGCCGTCGCTCCGGGGCTGATCCTGCCGCCGCCCGGCCAGGACGCAAGCTATCTCGCCAGGCTGGCTCCTTCGCTACCCTTGCAGCGCTATGGCTCAGCCGAGGACATCGCAGACGCCGCACTTTTCCTGCTCAGGAGTCCCTTCATCACAGGCCAGGTCCTCTACGTCGACGGAGGTCGGCATCTGCGCGAGCAGACGTAG
- a CDS encoding beta-L-arabinofuranosidase domain-containing protein, whose translation MTSSSPVSCLALVALLSAVLCCPSLSHAQQGATAMTTLVPVPPTNRANSFYVSNRAPLVRNPLIKLPLGSITPEGWLHHMLVLEAEGMTGHLDELSQFLPFEVSAWANPTGDGRSGWEELPYWLKGYGDLGYVLKDETLIRNARRWIEAVLASARDDGWFGPRGLLTSLKGKPDLWPHMVMLNALQSYYEATGDKRVLTLMADYFRWELNQPEEDFLAGFWGPVRAGDNMESVQWLYNRTGEEWLLHLVDKIQRRCAKWTDGIASWHGVNLSQAFRQPAHYYVQTGNPMFLQLVERNCDEVWGQYGQVPGGGFGADENCRPGYTGPRQGYETCSTVEFMHSAQLLTAITGDPLWADRCEEMCFNTFPPSQTPDLRSLHYLVAPNQVQLDHENKAPLIQNQGNMFAYDPYAFRCCQHNVAMGWPYYAEHLWMATQDNGLAAILYAACQVEAQVGDGTKVRITQETDYPFGETVTFTIHTPQQVSFPLYLRIPRWCSAAGVSVNGQAVQVTAKPLSYLCLQRTWQEGDRVELRLPMQIQVRTWQANNRSVSVDRGPLTYSLKIGERWQRFGGTDKWPAMEVYPTTPWNYGLVLDAQNPAQSFEVHKSSGPVPGQPFTVDAAPIQLTVKARRLPQWQMERTMVGQLQDSPAKSTEPLETVTLIPMGCARLRISAFPTIGDGPDAVTWKEPAKPEFTATASHCWGGDSVAAVCDGVLPRRSSDQGLPRLTWWDHRATTEWVQLDFLKARKIGSVEVYWFDDTGAGQCRVPQSWTALYRVGDRWEPVKPLSEAGVKLDQFNSLRFTPVETTAIRLEVKLQDKFSGGILEMRVGD comes from the coding sequence ATGACCAGCTCGTCTCCCGTCAGTTGTCTCGCACTGGTGGCGCTGCTCAGTGCCGTGCTCTGTTGCCCATCCCTTAGTCACGCCCAGCAGGGAGCCACAGCCATGACCACCCTTGTGCCTGTCCCACCGACCAACCGCGCCAACTCCTTCTACGTATCGAACCGGGCGCCGCTCGTGAGAAACCCACTGATCAAGCTTCCCCTCGGCAGCATCACCCCTGAGGGTTGGCTGCATCATATGCTGGTGCTCGAAGCTGAGGGGATGACCGGGCACCTGGACGAGCTGTCCCAGTTTCTTCCCTTCGAGGTCAGCGCCTGGGCCAACCCGACCGGAGACGGCCGCAGTGGCTGGGAGGAGCTCCCCTACTGGCTCAAGGGCTACGGCGACCTCGGGTATGTCCTCAAGGACGAGACCCTGATCCGCAACGCCCGCCGCTGGATCGAGGCAGTCCTGGCCAGTGCTCGCGACGATGGCTGGTTTGGGCCCCGTGGCCTGCTCACCTCACTCAAGGGCAAGCCCGACCTGTGGCCGCACATGGTCATGCTCAACGCCCTTCAGTCCTACTACGAGGCGACCGGAGACAAGCGCGTCCTGACGCTCATGGCAGACTACTTCCGCTGGGAGCTCAACCAGCCCGAAGAAGACTTCCTCGCCGGCTTCTGGGGACCGGTCCGCGCCGGTGACAACATGGAGAGCGTCCAGTGGCTCTACAACCGCACAGGCGAGGAGTGGCTGCTGCACCTGGTGGACAAGATCCAGCGGCGCTGCGCCAAGTGGACCGACGGCATCGCCAGTTGGCACGGCGTCAACCTCAGCCAGGCCTTCCGACAGCCCGCCCACTACTACGTCCAGACCGGCAACCCCATGTTCCTCCAACTCGTCGAGCGCAACTGTGATGAGGTCTGGGGCCAGTACGGTCAGGTCCCGGGTGGCGGCTTCGGCGCGGATGAGAACTGCCGTCCCGGCTACACAGGCCCACGTCAGGGCTACGAGACCTGCTCCACCGTCGAGTTCATGCACAGCGCCCAGCTCCTCACAGCCATCACCGGCGACCCGCTCTGGGCCGACCGCTGCGAGGAGATGTGCTTCAACACCTTCCCGCCCTCACAAACGCCCGACCTGAGGTCGCTGCACTATCTGGTCGCACCCAACCAGGTGCAGCTTGACCACGAGAACAAGGCGCCGCTGATCCAGAACCAGGGCAACATGTTCGCCTACGACCCCTACGCCTTCCGCTGCTGCCAGCATAACGTCGCCATGGGCTGGCCCTACTACGCCGAGCACCTGTGGATGGCTACCCAGGACAACGGTCTGGCGGCAATCCTCTACGCCGCCTGTCAGGTTGAGGCGCAGGTCGGCGATGGCACGAAGGTCCGCATCACCCAGGAAACGGACTACCCCTTCGGCGAGACCGTCACCTTCACAATCCATACACCGCAGCAGGTCTCCTTCCCGCTCTACCTGCGCATCCCGCGTTGGTGCAGTGCCGCCGGCGTCTCGGTGAACGGTCAGGCAGTCCAGGTCACCGCCAAGCCTCTCAGCTACCTGTGCCTGCAGCGCACCTGGCAGGAGGGCGATCGCGTCGAGTTGCGTCTGCCGATGCAGATCCAGGTCCGTACCTGGCAAGCCAACAACCGCTCGGTATCCGTCGACCGGGGCCCTCTCACCTACTCCCTCAAGATCGGCGAACGCTGGCAGCGCTTCGGCGGCACCGACAAGTGGCCGGCGATGGAAGTCTACCCGACCACGCCCTGGAACTACGGCCTGGTCCTTGATGCCCAGAACCCGGCGCAGTCCTTCGAGGTCCACAAGTCCTCAGGACCCGTGCCCGGTCAGCCCTTCACCGTCGATGCCGCTCCGATCCAGCTCACCGTGAAGGCCCGGCGCCTCCCGCAGTGGCAGATGGAGCGCACCATGGTCGGCCAGCTCCAGGACAGCCCGGCGAAGTCCACCGAGCCCCTCGAGACGGTTACGCTGATCCCGATGGGCTGCGCTCGACTGCGTATCAGCGCCTTCCCGACGATCGGCGACGGTCCCGATGCCGTGACCTGGAAGGAGCCGGCGAAGCCGGAGTTCACCGCCACTGCCTCCCACTGCTGGGGCGGCGACTCGGTCGCAGCGGTCTGCGACGGTGTCCTCCCCAGGCGCTCCAGCGATCAGGGCCTTCCGCGCCTCACCTGGTGGGACCATCGCGCCACTACCGAGTGGGTGCAACTCGACTTCCTCAAAGCGCGCAAGATCGGCTCCGTCGAGGTCTACTGGTTCGACGACACCGGCGCCGGTCAGTGCCGTGTGCCGCAGTCCTGGACGGCCCTCTACCGCGTGGGCGACCGTTGGGAGCCCGTCAAGCCTCTCTCGGAAGCCGGGGTCAAGCTCGACCAGTTCAACTCCCTGCGCTTCACACCCGTCGAGACCACCGCGATCCGTCTCGAGGTCAAGCTGCAGGACAAGTTCTCCGGCGGCATCCTCGAGATGCGCGTGGGTGACTGA
- a CDS encoding aldose epimerase family protein, which produces MRCPVTVALVLAIGVLLVASAYSAPEVSGMTKSSLQMMPFGQTPEGTPVDLYVLTNANGCVAKLITYGALLTELWVPDRNSKLGDVVLGFDSLAGYLGEHPYFGSTVGRVGNRIAKGRFTLDGKTYTLATNDGPNALHGGRKGFNRVVWKAAPAMTAEGPSVRFTYLSKDGEEGYPGNLKSTVVYTLTNKDALKIEYWATTDKATPINLTNHSYFNLAGAETGGILRHRLELNADYYTPVDSTLIPTGEITSVTGTPLDFTKPHRIGERIAQMGGKPVGYDHNLVLRGTGLKLAAHVDELTSGRMMDMYTTEPGVQFYTGNFLDGSIKGKGGVTYNQYHGFCLEAQHYPDSINQPSFPSTVLRPGQVYRQTTVYRFQAH; this is translated from the coding sequence ATGCGTTGTCCGGTAACGGTCGCCCTGGTGCTGGCTATCGGCGTGCTCCTCGTTGCATCGGCCTACTCCGCCCCGGAGGTATCCGGTATGACCAAGTCCAGCCTGCAGATGATGCCCTTCGGCCAGACACCGGAAGGGACACCGGTGGACCTCTATGTCCTCACCAACGCCAACGGCTGCGTCGCGAAGCTGATCACCTACGGCGCGCTGCTCACCGAGTTGTGGGTTCCCGATCGCAACAGCAAGCTCGGCGACGTCGTCCTCGGCTTTGACAGCCTCGCGGGTTACCTCGGCGAGCATCCCTACTTTGGGTCAACCGTGGGCCGTGTCGGCAACCGCATCGCCAAGGGTCGCTTCACCCTCGACGGCAAGACCTACACCCTCGCCACCAACGACGGGCCCAATGCCCTCCACGGTGGGCGCAAGGGCTTCAACAGAGTCGTCTGGAAGGCAGCGCCGGCCATGACTGCCGAGGGTCCCAGTGTGCGCTTCACCTACCTGAGCAAGGATGGCGAAGAGGGCTACCCCGGCAACCTCAAGTCCACGGTTGTCTACACCCTCACCAACAAGGACGCCCTCAAGATCGAGTACTGGGCGACCACCGACAAGGCCACGCCGATCAACCTGACCAACCACTCCTACTTCAACCTCGCCGGGGCTGAGACCGGCGGCATCCTGCGGCACCGGCTGGAGCTCAACGCCGACTACTACACCCCGGTAGACTCAACTCTCATCCCCACCGGCGAGATCACTTCGGTCACCGGGACACCCCTCGACTTCACCAAGCCTCACCGCATCGGCGAGCGGATCGCGCAGATGGGCGGCAAGCCCGTCGGCTATGACCACAACCTGGTCCTCCGTGGCACCGGGCTGAAGCTGGCGGCACACGTCGATGAGCTCACCTCCGGCCGTATGATGGACATGTACACCACCGAGCCCGGTGTGCAGTTCTACACCGGCAACTTCCTGGATGGCTCGATCAAGGGCAAGGGGGGCGTGACCTACAACCAGTATCACGGCTTCTGCCTTGAGGCCCAGCACTACCCGGACTCCATCAACCAGCCGAGCTTCCCCTCCACCGTTCTGCGGCCGGGGCAAGTCTACCGCCAGACCACCGTCTACAGGTTCCAGGCCCACTAG
- the folE gene encoding GTP cyclohydrolase I FolE produces the protein MDHAKVERLVRELLVELGEDPDREGLLKTPSRVARSMEFLTSGYRKDIDEIINNAIFTQETNNMVIVRDIELYSLCEHHMLPFYGRCHVGYIPRGKVFGVSKIARLVDLYARRLQIQERLTEQIARSLMEKIGAEGVGVIIEARHLCMMMRGVEKQNSLMTTSSVLGSFHGSDATRSEFLSLIGRERQV, from the coding sequence ATGGACCATGCGAAAGTGGAACGACTAGTCCGTGAGTTGCTGGTGGAACTGGGGGAAGACCCAGACCGCGAGGGACTGCTCAAGACCCCTTCGCGTGTCGCGCGGTCGATGGAGTTCCTGACCTCCGGCTACCGCAAGGACATCGACGAGATCATCAACAACGCCATCTTCACGCAGGAGACCAACAACATGGTCATCGTGCGTGACATCGAGCTCTACAGCCTCTGCGAGCACCACATGCTGCCCTTCTACGGTCGCTGCCATGTGGGGTACATCCCCCGGGGCAAAGTCTTCGGGGTCAGCAAGATCGCCCGTCTCGTCGATCTCTACGCCAGGCGCCTGCAGATCCAGGAGCGGCTCACCGAGCAGATCGCCCGGTCCCTCATGGAGAAGATTGGCGCAGAGGGCGTCGGCGTGATCATCGAGGCACGCCACCTGTGCATGATGATGCGCGGGGTCGAGAAGCAGAACTCGCTGATGACGACTTCCTCGGTCCTCGGGAGCTTCCACGGATCGGACGCCACGCGCTCCGAGTTCCTCTCCCTCATCGGCCGCGAGCGCCAGGTGTGA
- a CDS encoding protein-L-isoaspartate(D-aspartate) O-methyltransferase, producing MQGLRPVLGPVGRPLLAVAVLGVAAALFSCVRAQDAGPYIPPSPDELQSARERLVEQLCARGFLHTPAVTKALRDTQRHLFVPPELWSVAYEDRALPIGYEQTISAPHMVALMTELIEPTPEKTILEIGTGSGYQAAVLSRLCKKVFTIEILEPLATQADRRLKELGYKNVTVRCGDGYQGWAENAPFDGIMVTCAPEDVPTPLVEQLRDGGILVIPVGEPYQQQLYVLRKSNGLVSRTAIIPVLFVPMTGEMHN from the coding sequence ATGCAGGGCCTGCGGCCTGTGCTTGGACCGGTCGGTCGGCCTCTGCTGGCGGTGGCAGTACTAGGTGTCGCTGCCGCCCTCTTCTCCTGCGTCCGTGCTCAGGATGCCGGTCCCTACATACCCCCGTCTCCAGACGAACTCCAGTCAGCTCGCGAACGCCTCGTGGAGCAGTTGTGCGCCCGGGGCTTCCTGCACACTCCCGCCGTCACCAAGGCCCTGCGAGACACCCAGCGTCATCTCTTCGTCCCGCCCGAGCTGTGGTCGGTGGCCTATGAGGACCGAGCGCTGCCCATCGGCTACGAACAGACGATCTCCGCCCCTCACATGGTTGCCCTGATGACCGAGTTGATCGAGCCGACACCGGAGAAGACGATCCTGGAGATCGGCACAGGATCGGGCTATCAGGCAGCCGTGCTCTCTCGCCTCTGCAAGAAGGTCTTCACCATCGAGATTCTCGAGCCGCTCGCGACACAGGCGGACCGGCGACTGAAAGAGTTGGGGTACAAGAACGTGACGGTCCGCTGTGGCGACGGCTACCAGGGCTGGGCCGAGAACGCGCCCTTCGACGGCATCATGGTTACCTGCGCGCCAGAGGATGTACCCACTCCACTGGTGGAGCAACTACGCGACGGAGGAATCCTGGTCATCCCGGTAGGTGAGCCCTACCAGCAGCAGTTGTATGTCCTGCGCAAGAGCAACGGTCTAGTCAGCCGCACCGCCATCATCCCTGTTCTTTTCGTACCCATGACGGGAGAGATGCACAACTGA
- a CDS encoding thymidylate synthase has protein sequence MPYQLPTLHIEAKTLAEGWEKAVLATWERGARIPTQYDKPGDPLSRDASLLLAVEDPFAEPRIHRAMPGGFDDLEVYRQEVLDGIHDHWVDPAAGKWQYTYHERFAAYKVPGIEKPIDQIQYVIDTLSEAPYSRRAQAVIWKAWEDAGIDDPACLQRLWFRVFDDPETGEGKLVLAAHMRSNDAYKAAFMNMYAFTDLQRAVAERISENLGRKIGVGQYNHVVDSFHIYGSYFSEFEGFLKSVEARTWEQRTYRTEDIQILIDEAREKIRASLEAEGRL, from the coding sequence ATGCCCTATCAGCTTCCAACACTGCACATTGAAGCAAAGACCCTGGCCGAAGGCTGGGAGAAGGCTGTTCTGGCCACCTGGGAACGAGGGGCAAGGATCCCGACCCAGTATGACAAGCCCGGTGACCCACTTAGTCGCGACGCCAGCTTGCTGCTTGCCGTCGAGGACCCTTTCGCGGAGCCGCGGATTCACCGGGCCATGCCCGGCGGGTTCGATGACCTGGAGGTGTACCGCCAGGAGGTTCTGGACGGGATCCACGATCACTGGGTCGATCCGGCCGCGGGCAAGTGGCAGTACACGTATCACGAGCGCTTCGCCGCGTACAAGGTTCCGGGGATTGAGAAGCCGATCGACCAGATCCAGTACGTGATCGATACACTGTCCGAGGCGCCCTACTCACGCCGGGCGCAGGCAGTGATCTGGAAGGCCTGGGAAGATGCCGGGATCGACGATCCGGCCTGCCTGCAGCGGCTGTGGTTCCGGGTGTTCGATGACCCCGAGACCGGCGAGGGCAAGCTGGTTCTGGCGGCCCATATGCGAAGCAATGACGCCTACAAGGCCGCCTTCATGAACATGTACGCCTTCACCGACCTGCAGCGTGCGGTGGCAGAGCGCATCAGTGAGAACCTGGGGCGCAAGATCGGCGTTGGCCAGTACAACCACGTGGTTGACTCCTTCCACATCTACGGCTCGTACTTCTCGGAGTTCGAGGGGTTCCTCAAGAGCGTGGAAGCCCGCACCTGGGAGCAGCGGACCTACCGGACGGAGGACATCCAGATCCTGATCGACGAGGCTCGGGAGAAGATCCGCGCGTCTCTGGAGGCAGAAGGCCGTCTCTGA